From a region of the Vidua macroura isolate BioBank_ID:100142 chromosome 3, ASM2450914v1, whole genome shotgun sequence genome:
- the MAP10 gene encoding microtubule-associated protein 10 translates to MVAGGTLEPLEAHRRRWDAGPSTPKGPGPEFPGAEGREAAAAGPRRTRSTVLGRDSRERAARLACTPRTPETLARAGLRAGMERLFALEVLVEALRVAEPGPVELPGPAEHPAVALRLLDLPTLVLRPAAAAPPLRPGQPLPFGRGKRCLFRWRPDSLFAALRRRPLRALLLALPPGRAPGPPRLLGSCVVSLGPAAELLQRHGAPSSCGRRGRFALRDPAGRPVGELVLRYCLASLGGGDVRPATPRAATPPATTPESRDEEEDEKEEEEKDEEESEQLEGNVFCPLLLYYSREAAEPQRPPATMGRWEHIEPQRPQEKDKGHSPPRPSAGPLLLHPASPRQPQNALVQLPLLSALLAELSVLTRSAVPDAAVHPHLACLYQAPGSGDTASRPPSRSAALRPAETPVGPGRSSEITSPLFKQGCQKATSPGSSGVGRRPKKAVPEAQPACERSCKAKENRPPRKKLLYGLTDTLRLRLQQTNPDKLIIHERREQYRKKQMEMLKERSPLSKRKLARNTEEQHVVSCKHCGTGGSSRQNNQLDKIVQTSLENSALSESMSVTGGISPGLQKQSTASLSRKDSITTAPLLEETLLKSAHEEKYRKAQIPAAFPSDANAKGSYNNATHLIHHKTMEHDYVSVVSGHKLSPSRNVENSSEFIYSDDFVASPDNSVCSEDFTNAECTGRDSKVCDSSPEPLWLERPKQDRSDTEQESSRSRISKTSLRAQSTSDLVPVPSASSPVQFLRRNCDFKTSMGTSAESADSLNLAEMEASLSEEEQKAQQMSKEENRGD, encoded by the coding sequence ATGGTTGCTGGAGGCACGCTGGAGCCGCTGGAGGCACACCGCCGCCGGTGGGACGCGGGGCCGAGCACCCCTAAGGGCCCCGGCCCCGAGTTCCCCGGCGCTGAGGGCCGGGAAGCCGCGgccgccgggccgcgccgcACACGCAGCACAGTGCTGGGACGCGACTCTCGCGAGAGAGCGGCCCGCCTCGCCTGCACCCCGCGCACACCCGAGACTCTCGCGAGAGCGGGACTGCGGGCCGGCATGGAGCGACTGTTCGcgctggaggtgctggtggaGGCGCTGCGCGTGGCGGAGCCGGGGCCCGTGGAGCTCCCGGGACCCGCGGAACACCCGGCCGTGGCACTGCGCCTCTTGGACCTCCCCACCCTCGTGCTGCGCCCCGCCGCCGCAGCGCCGCCCCTGCGGCCGGGGCAGCCCTTGCCCTTCGGCCGCGGCAAGCGCTGCCTGTTCCGCTGGCGCCCGGACTCGCTTTTCGCCGCGCTCCGCCGCCGTCCGCTccgtgccctgctcctggcGCTGCCTCCCGGGCGCGCCCCGGGACCTCCCCGCCTCCTCGGCAGCTGCGTCGTGTCCTTGGGCCCTGCCGCCGAGCTGCTGCAGCGGCACGGGGCGCCCTCATCCTGCGGCCGGCGCGGCCGCTTCGCGCTGCGGGACCCCGCGGGCCGCCCCGTCGGGGAACTGGTCCTGCGCTACTGCCTCGCCAGCTTGGGGGGCGGTGACGTGCGTCCCGCCACCCCCCGCGCTGCCACACCGCCTGCCACCACTCCTGAGTCGCGAgacgaggaggaggatgagaaggaggaggaggagaaggacgAGGAGGAGAGTGAGCAGCTGGAAGGCAACGTCTTTTGCCCTCTGCTGCTCTATTACAGCCGTGAGGCGGCTGAGCCTCAGCGGCCGCCAGCAACAATGGGGCGATGGGAGCATATCGAGCCCCAGAGACCGCAGGAGAAGGACAAGGGCCACAGTCCACCACGTCCCAGTGCCGGGCCCTTGCTGCTGCACCCTGCCAGCCCTCGACAGCCCCAGAACGCCCTGgtgcagctgccactgctcagTGCCTTGCTGGCGGAGCTGTCAGTGCTCACCCGCAGCGCTGTTCCTGATGCTGCTGTACACCCTCATCTTGCCTGCCTCTACCAGGCCCCAGGGAGTGGAGACACAGCCTCACGGCCCCCCAGTCGCTCTGCTGCCCTCAGGCCTGCAGAGACACCTGTGGggcctggcaggagcagtgaAATCACGAGCCCTCTGTTCAAACAAGGCTGTCAAAAGGCCACCTCCCCAGGGTCTTCTGGGGTTGGGAGAAGACCCAAGAAAGCTGTGCCCGAGGCACAGCCAGCCTGTGAAAGGAGCTGCAAAGCTAAGGAGAACAGACCTCCCAGAAAGAAATTGTTGTATGGGCTGACAGATACACTGAGGCTACGGCTGCAGCAGACCAACCCGGATAAGCTGATAATTCATGAAAGGAGGGAGCAGTacagaaaaaagcaaatggaGATGCTAAAAGAGAGAAGCCCCTTATCCAAGAGAAAGTTGGCCAGAAATACTGAAGAACAGCATGTGGTGTCTTGCAAGCATTGTGGCACAGGAGGTAGTTCAAGGCAGAATAATCAGTTGGATAAAATTGTTCAGACTTCGTTAGAAAACAGTGCTCTCTCAGAGTCAATGTCTGTGACAGGAGGTATATCCCCTGGCCTGCAGAAACAGTCTACTGCAAGTCTATCCAGGAAGGATTCAATAACTACAGCCCCCTTACTGGAGGAAACTCTCTTAAAATCTGCTCATGaggaaaaatatagaaaagctcaaatcccagcagcattcccatcAGATGCTAATGCAAAAGGAAGTTACAACAATGCAACACACTTAATCCATCATAAAACCATGGAGCATGATTATGTGTCTGTTGTAAGTGGTCATAAACTAAGCCCCAGCAGGAATGTTGAAAACAGCTCTGAATTCATATACTCCGATGACTTTGTTGCTAGTCCAGATAACTCAGTTTGTTCAGAAGATTTCACCAATGCTGAGTGTACAGGCAGAGACTCAAAAGTTTGTGACAGCAGTCCTGAACCTCTGTGGCTTGAAAGACCAAAGCAAGATAGGTCAGATACAGAGCAAGAATCCAGCAGGTCCAGAATTTCAAAGACAAGTCTAAGAGCTCAAAGTACTTCAGATCTTGTGCCAGTTCCTTCAGCTTCATCTCCAGTCCAGTTTTTGAGGAGAAACTGTGACTTTAAAACCAGCATGGGGACTAGTGCTGAATCTGCTGATTCACTTAACCTTGCTGAGATGGAGGCATCATTATCAGAAGAAGAGCAGAAAGCCCAACAGATGAGTAAGGAAGAGAACAGGGGTGATTGA